The proteins below come from a single Notamacropus eugenii isolate mMacEug1 chromosome 7, mMacEug1.pri_v2, whole genome shotgun sequence genomic window:
- the TOMM6 gene encoding mitochondrial import receptor subunit TOM6 homolog gives MAASGVSVLPQAVPPSGASGGGTGAPEGVGEWLRGEYSFATDRNDFRRNLIVNLGLFAAGVWLARHLSDIDLMAPQPGL, from the coding sequence ATGGCTGCTAGCGGGGTTTCGGTGCTGCCTCAGGCGGTGCCGCCTTCAGGGGCCTCTGGCGGAGGAACTGGAGCCCCCGAGGGCGTCGGGGAATGGCTGCGGGGTGAGTATAGTTTTGCCACCGACAGGAACGACTTCCGGAGGAATTTGATTGTGAATTTGGGACTCTTTGCTGCTGGTGTCTGGCTGGCTAGACACTTGAGTGACATTGACTTGATGGCACCCCAGCCAGGCCTGTAG